Genomic window (Procambarus clarkii isolate CNS0578487 chromosome 72, FALCON_Pclarkii_2.0, whole genome shotgun sequence):
aggtaaggtaaggtatgggtaTGTGTAGGACTATAGCTCTTgccatgggtgtgtgtgggactATAGCACTTGCCATGGGTATGTGTAGGACTAtagctcttgccataggtgtgtgtAGGACTATAAGCCTTGCCATGGGTATATGTAGGACTATAGCTCTTgccatgggtgtgtgtgggactATAGCACTTGCCATGGGTATGTGTAGGACTATAGCTCTTGCCATGGGTATATGTAGGACTATAACCCTTGCCATGGGTATATGTAGGACTATAACCCTTGCCATGGGTATATGTAGGACTATAACCCTTGCCATGGGTATATGTAGGACTATAACCCTTGCCATGGGTATATGTAGGACTATAACCCTTGCCATGGGTATATGTAGGACTATAACCCTTACCATGGGTATATGTAGGACTATAACCCTTGCCATGGGTATATGTAGGACTATAACCCTTGCCATGGGTATATGTAGGACTATAACCCTTACCATGGGTATATGTAGGACTATAACCCTTGCCATGGGTATATGTAGGACTATAACCCTTGCCATGGGTATATGTAGGACTATAACCCTTGCCATGGGTATATGTAGGACTATAACCCTTGTCATGGGTATATGTAGAAGTATTTTTGGAAATAAACCAACATTTAATTACCATTGTATgccaggcatagtatatactaatcctactaatttgtagaattaacataaattaatattttcctcTCTGCGCGTCATTTACCAAATTCTTCCCACATAGAGggacagtattgcgtcagataataccCAGCAGAGGTATAAATATTGTCAACATGCCAGAGAATGTAATAATATTCTCGCCTTTTGCCAGTATTCTTTACAAGAATTAATACTtgataatataacaactagtGATCTAATAACAACGAGTTATCAACTAAAGGATCACTATATAACAGTTTATCTGTTATCTTAAACTATCATGGAGGAAACAgaaaattctctccatttctcgtttaataagaacactcttcatattaattattattatttgacgagaatttaaataatatataactccctataattgcaaccctatTCTCATTAATTTATTAAGTAGAGCAATTACAAGGAAAAGAATTTTCCGTTTCTACTAAAATATGTTGCGCATGCGCggcgagacgggttgagggaggaggagggcagcttgGCCACGAGACGCCATGACGGCCACAAGTACACAGAGAGAGGTGACGCTTTTGCCAGCTACGCGATCGGTCCTTGCTATTAATCGGCCCCGGAGTGCTTAATTACTCCATCAGCGATCCAGGGATTGCATCGGCAGACAACAATTGCGTTAAGTGGTATAGTTTTTAGTGTTCAGAGCTCTCAACATGTAAACTTTAGCCTTAGTCCGTCGTTACACCATGCTCCCTCCTCTAAACACTGGTACGTTCCCAGTGAACTTAATTTGCCCCTTCTATTAATCCATAATGACATAATCTTCTGTGTGTAAACAATTTTTACACCATATTGGGTTACCAGCGTGTGTTGAAGCAGCCTGAGGTGAGACAAGTTCCCACTCCACGCTAGCGGGTCGCGTGTTCCAGCAGGTTGTAGATGACGCCGTCCCCCAGCCACGCTACCGTTCACTGTTACAACTAAGCCGCTGATCTTACGTTAATTTACTAATTAACTACTAATGAATCGTTGAGATTTAAAATATCTCGAAGTTATATTTCATTTACGTGAGCTAGGAATTTAATCATATTTCTTATAGCCTCATGAACTTTAGCTAGGAATAATTTTCTTGTCTAACATTCAGTATGATATGATCTTGTCATTAACTAAATTATTGAATACTTATACAAATTATATTTCTTAGTAAATCTTACTAATTtctttcgaggaagaaccagcctcgattaaGTGTACTGGGAGTAATTCAGCTTCTAGTATTAACCCCCAATTGTGAAGTTTGGGAAGGTTTAGCTCTTGAATAATAATTATTCTTACAGTCCATTAAGGTTCAACAAATAATTCTTGATGATTACATTGTCCACAGGCACTGGTAACTCAGTCCGTTTTATTGCACcagttatctgtttccctttttcaGTAAAGATAGGGTGGTCCTTCCAGTAATTCAATTCACTCAATTAAATATCAATATATTAAGTTAACTTTCCTTCGCGACAACTATAGCCCTTGCCATGAGTATGTgtagaactatatatatataaatatatatatatatatatatatatatatatatatatatatatatatatatatatatatatatatatatatatataatatatttgtgcattaattggctgttgattgctggtgttaacttttttatgtgtagtgcctcgctgatgtcaagccgcctgctatcgctgtacctatcgatgatttttgtgtttgATGAGATTTCTCTggagatggtctggttgtgagaagagattatttgttccttgatggctcgctgttgcttatgcattgttagttgcctagaaagagacgttgatgTTTTGCCTGTATACTGAGTTctctggggcttacagtccccaagtgggcatttaaaggcatagacgacgttggtttccttcaaagcgttctgcttggtgtctggggagtttttcatgagtagattgaccgttttttttggttttataataaattatcaattgtattttttaatttttgtctgtagggatgacgttcctatcaacaatatctttcagggtcctttcctccgttttatgagccgtcaaaaagaagttcctataaaatagtctaattgggagtacaagtgttgtgttggttgactcttcagaggttgcatggcgttttacctttctttttatgatgttttgaacgaaaccgttagagaagccgttgttgactaggacctgccttaccctacagagttcttcatcgacttctttccatcctgagctgtggcttagagcacggtcgacgtaagcattgacatcactcctcttgtacctgtctgggcagtcactattggcattgaggcacattcctatcttTGTTTCTTTGGTGTAAACTGCAGTATGGAATcttccgctcctttccgtgactgttacatccagaaagggcagcttcacattgttctccatctcgtacatgaaactcaacacagaattctgctgaaatacctccttcagctgctgcagacatctggcatcaggtacctgtgtaaaaatgtcgtcaacatacctgcagtatatggtgggtttcaagtccatgtcaactaagaccctctgctcgatggtgcccatgtagaagttcgcaaacaggacacctagggtagAACTcattgcgaccccatctacttgcttttaCACGTGAACATCTGGCCtcacgaagggtgcctctttagtgcaggcttggagcagtttcctcagtatgctttctggcatgtcaagaggagtgcaagccaggtcacgatacactctgctatcttcccgattgtctcgtctacaggtacattggtaaatagtgactccacatccaacgaggctcttattcccgtGGCCCGTGCTCCGCACAGTAAGTCGACACattccttgggagacttcaagctgaaagcacagggtacgtaaggagtcagcaacccattgagtcgcttagccagtctgtatgtgggtgtgggtatcagaaaacggaacagtacgtcacttttgtgagtcgatttcatttcaaattacgtccaaatttggccatagcgcgcatacgagccaaaagtgacgttatttttaagaggacgggttggatgattggccgaagtgggtttccaggcttgtgggccttgacatttccataggcatacccaggtttgaattccccaacaacttttggcaggtggagtctggatttcttagcgttcacagtttcgatcaatctgtttaccttcgttttcaattcggctgtagtgtcctttgttaccctttggaatttagtttggtcagagagtatgaggttcatttttgccagatattcgtctgtttcaagaatgacgtatattggcgacttgtcacctctcctaatgactatctccttgttctcacgaaggctcctaGCTACCGCTTTGAGTTCGGGGAACAGTATGGTGCTTATGTAATTACCTCGaaactttcctccttctgcaataagttctgcttgcaaggtgtctttagtggtcaCCTTCTTTTGCTTCTAGAGGTCAAATATACcgtccaataggatctccaaTTCCACTTTCTCCAACTCCACTATGGAAGCagtaagaggaagtatgggccaataggccttctgcagttacttccattcatatgttcatttatccaataaatatatatatatacatatatatatatatgtcgtacctagtagccagaacgcacttttctgcctactatgcaaggcccgatttgcctaataagccaagttttactgaattaatatattttctttaatttttttcttatgaaatgataaagctacccatttcattacgcatgaggtcaatttttttttattgaagttaaaattaacgtagatatatgaccgaacctaaccaaccctacctaacctaacctaacctaacctaacctatctttaaacgttaggttaggttaggtagccgaaaaagttaggttaggttaggttaggtaggttaggttgtcgaaaaacaattaattcatgaaaacttggcttattaggcaaatttggccttgcatagtaggctgagaagtgcgttctggctactgtaGTGTAGAGGaaatctacactaaggaaacaaacataggaatgtgcctaaatgccaacagcgactgccctgacaggtacaagaggagtgttgttaacgcatatgtcgaccgtgctctcagccacagctcagaatggaagcaagtcgacgaagaactctgtagggtaaggcaggtcctagtcaataacggcttctccaatggttttgtcgaagacatcataagaaggaaagtgaaaagccatgcaacctctgaagagacaactaacacaacacctataccccctattagactattttacaggaacttcttttccacagctcataaaacggaggaaagggtcctgaaagatattgttaatagaaacgttatccctacagacaaaaatcagaggatacaactgacgatttactataaaaccagaaaaacggccagcctactcatgagaaactctccagacacaaaacagaacgctttaaaagagactaacgtcgtctatgcctttaaatgcccacttggggactgtaagctccaaaaaacccagtatataggcaagacaacaacatctctttctaggcgtttgacgatgcataagcaacagggctccattaaggaacatataatctcttcccacaaccaaaccatcgccagagaaatcctagtaaacaacacagaaatcatcgatagatatagcgatagcaggcggcttgacgtttgcgaggcactacacatcaagaagtcaacaccagcaatcaacagccaattattgcacaactatattctacccacctcaagactccgctccaatatagaagcatcaagaaatatggaccaataggctttctacaaacacttctattcaatacccattgtttgtgttctgtcttgtgttgatacttttaataccctattaatatcccctcttgttctgtcttgtgttaatgccacatcacccctcccacctcactcaaaagtagatataaaatcggagatacgtaagttctattcagttgtgtatttgtgaactaaagtctttgaaaatgtaataagttttacgaaacgcgcccgtgtcgcgtcagactagaaataaaaatgaattttggagaattgatttttgatttacctccaacagtgaagcgtaatgtacgaaagattgagaaaattcgtgttagaattattaatcttactttttcggtcatatttaataatatatatatatatatatatatatatatatatatatatatatatatatatatatatatatataatctttggacaacacccatcagtgggcctcgaacccagaaagcacaactaccttccagtaactagttatggcagctactggaaggtagttgtgctttctgggttcgaggcccactggtgggtgttgtccacagATTgtcaatcttcacttgtggtttaagcaagtatgggcttatatatatatatatatatatatatatatatatatatatatatatatatatatatatatatatatatataataatatatatatatatatgtatatattagtatattttggtagcagtctttcctgtagacatatattattaaatatgaccgaaaaagtaagattaataattctaacacgaattttctcaatctttcgtacatttcttttcactgttggaggtgaaacaacacagaaatcatcgatagatacagcgatagcaggcggcttgacgtttgcgaggcactacacattaagaagtcaacatcagcaatcaacagccaattaatgcacaactatattctacccacctcaagactccgctccaatatagaagcatcaagaaatatggaccaataggctttctacaatcacttccatttcaatacccattgtttcgtgttctgtcttgtgttgatgaaattaataccctattaataccacctcttgttctgtcttgtgttgatgaaattaataccctattaatgccacctcaccccatccacctcactcaaatgtagatataaacaaaatcggaagatgtgtaagttctattcggttgtgtatttgtaaactaaagtctttgaaaatgtaataagttttacgaaacgcgctcgtgtcgcgtcagactagaaataaaaatgaattttggagaattgatttttgaattacctccaacagtgaaaagaaatgtacgaaagattgagaaaattcgtgttagaattattaatcttactttttcggtcatgtttaataatatatatatatatatatatatatatatatatatatatatatatatatatatatatatatatatgtcgtacctagtagccagaactcacttctcagcctactttgcaaggcccgatttgcctaataagccaagttttactgaatatattttctctaatttttttcttatgaaatgataaagcttcccatttcattatgtatgaggtcaatttttttttattgtagttaaaattaacgtagatatatgaccgaacctaaccaaccctacctaacctatcctaacctatctatataggttaggttaggttaggtagccgaaaacgctaggttaggttaggtaggttaggtagtcgaaaaaaaacattaattcatgaaaactaggcttattaggcaaatcgggccttgcatagtaggctgagaagtgagttctggctactaggtacgacatatatatatatatatatatatatatatatatatatatatatatatatatatatatatatattagtctaaTTTTAGACTAATTTTAGCCTGTGATCAGatgataaacatataaataattaGTATAGAGGGAGACGTCGATTTTATGCTAACATGATATGAGGCTCGCATGACATCTTGACGTCACTTGAGTCGCAACTGTCATCAGAGGTGGATGTACTGTTTTGATCTGCAATGATGAAGAATATGATGCCCTATGTAAGTTTTCGAATGAAGACTACTTGTCTGTAAGTGTGAAGAAGCTGTTGGGGACTTGGTACACCATCTCTGTGAATTCGATAATTAGAGGCGGCCTGCAAGTGAATGTTTGGCCGCGAAACTCTTGGTGAAACTCTAATTGgtgtaccttcaagaggaaggaaatgAGCAGGTGTTTCTGTTGTGGAGCCGGTCTGGAAACATTGTGGActgcaggaagctttgtgaagcactCATGAATCATTTTGGTGGGCGACCTATGTGTGCGCCATGTTGAGCTTCAGTGAGTGAACGTCCTCACATCAGAAATTTCTGGGGTAAGCCTATCTTATCAGTTGTTAATTTAGCCACTAGTGTTTGattgtgtgcccagcgatcataatGAACATATGTATATGTAGGATAAATAACTCATTAAGGCAGTGAGCTGAAATAAGACAGTAGAGATAGAGGAACATCATGGAGGGTGGAGTGATACATTCACCCTCTCCGGAGGCCAGTGGCTGACTGAAGGAGGAGAGCTCCTGATGGTGACGGCTGCCAGCGATGTCGAGTATGGACTCGCCCAGACGGGGGAGGACCGTCGCGACGCGTTAAAGTTTAAAGAGATGTCGGATGGAGGAATTATACGTtctgtgaatacatttaattatgttttaGTTGGGAAACTTTTTATTGACATGACAATGGAATTGCAAGTTTGTttgggaagaagttaatggaACTTCGAGGCTGGTAAAGTGTATGGTGAACTCTGTGGGAGAGCAGAGCCCCTTAGTGAGGAGTGGACCTCAAGCAGTGTAGAGGAGCAGTGAGGAGGAGTTCCACGTGTCTGTGGGATGagtggtgaagcatcactggTGTTTGATGAGAACTTGATTGTGTAGCAGTTTGGGAGGACGGCAGAACAGCTTTGTTGACTATGTTGGAGAGCCTCAAGATATACATGGTAGtgagcctctaggagcagaacagaggttcatggttattttgaggttatcttgagatgatttcggggctttagtgtccccgcggcccggtcctcgaccaggcctccacccccaggaagcagcccgtgacagttgactaacacccaggtacctatttactgctaggtaacaggggcatagggtgaaagaaactctgcccattgtttctcgccggcgcctgggatcgaacccaggaccacaggatcacaagtccagcgtgctgtcctctcggccgaccagctccctggtGATCACACATGATGCATACGGGGAGTGCTTGAATGTTGATTGACGTGTAAGACACAGTGTAAGGTGAAAGATTGATCTTTTCTTGTGGTGGGGAAAATTTATGtagatgtttctggtgtttcagccaCAGGCTGAGTTTTATATATTTTAGGGCTGATTGTACAATATTATTATGAGGAGATTTAACCCCCACTTAGTGAtggagtagtaagtggtaagccagGAGTTGGGCAGCCACTTGCTATGGACGGTTGGTGAAGCCAGGTTTTGATACTGGATTGTAACCGGGTTGTAGCAGTTTAGTGTTgtatgtcaatatttcattctttTTATGTCATGTTTCGTGTATGGTTTTTCATTTATTAAATGTATATTGTTAACTGGTTTTCGCTCTTTTCCTGGTGAGGCTTCCTagaaagcaggagagagagagaaaggatcacaGCTGTGTACTGGGTGGCAGAAAATTCTAATTCAGAAAAGGGGGAATTAtgagatcattccaaacaagaAGAGAATGGGGAGTCACGGtggctcaagtagggtgtgtacacaggacaacgaggccagtgttggagcggcACCCCTACatatgtgatgctgaacccctctccaagatcatgaggcgtacagggtgatctcctgagaaAGCTTCAAGCATTCCAGAGttcattgctggtcgaccgacggtagcgaGTGTGTGGCTGCTGAGATTGGTTGTCTGTTCTGGcagagagtggttgggggacGTTGTTCGCCTGTACGtgagtaacagtctggtgcaaaAACCAGAGCTCTCTTTGGAGGTTTAAGTTCCATAATATACTCTCTGGCCTCAGGGAGTTCCAACTCCCTGAGGCCAGAACAGATTATAGTCCTTGCCATGGGTATGTGTAGGACTATAGCCTTTGCCATGAGTATGTGTAGGACTATAGTCCTTGTCATGGGTATGTGTAGGACTATAGTCCTTGCCATGAGTATGTGTAGGACTATAGTCCTTGCCATGAGTATGTGTAGGACTATTAGTCCTTACCATGGGTATGTGTAGGACTATAGCTCTTGCCATGGGTATGTGTAGGACTATAGTCCTTGTCATGGGTATGTGTAGGACTATAGTCCTTGTCATGGGTATGTGTAGGACTATAGCTCTTGCCATGAGTATGTGTAGGACTATAGTCCTTGCCATGGGTATGTGTAGGACTATAGTCCTTGCCATGGGTATGTGTAGGACTATAGTCCTTGCCATGGGTATGTGTAGGACTATAGTCCTTGCCATGGGTATGTGTAGGACTATAGTCCTTGCCATGGGTATGTGTAGGACTATAGTCCTTGCCATGGGTATGTGTAGGACTATAACCCTTGCCATGGGTATGTGTAGGACTATAGTCCTTGCCATGGGTATGTGTAGGACTATAGTCCTTGCCATGGGTATGTGTAGGACTATAGTCCTTGCCATGGGTATGTGTAGGACTATAGTCCTTGCCATGGGTATGTGTAGGACTATAGTCCTTGCCATGGGTATGTGTAGGACTATAGTCCTTGCCATGGGTATGTGTGGGACTATAGTCCTTGCCATGGGTATGTGTAGGACTATAGTCCTTGCCATGGGTATGTGTGGGACTATAGTCCTTGCCATGGGTATGTGTAGGACTATAGTCCTTGCCATGGGTATGTGTAGGACTATAGTCCTTGCCATGGGTATGTGTGGGACTATAGTCCTTGCCATGGGTATGTGTAGGACTATAGTCCTTGCCATGGGTATGTGTAGGACTATAACCCTTGCCATGGGTATGTGTAGGACTATAGTCCTTGCCATGGGTATGTGTAGGACTATAGTCCTTGCCATGGGTATGTGTAGGACTATAGTCCTTGCCATGGGTATGTGTAGGACTATAACCCTTGCCATGGGTATGTGTAGGACTATAGTCCTTGCCATGGGTATGTGTGGGACTATAGCACCTACCGCTTATTACGTTTCACATATATGATTTGTATCATATTTTTTGTACTTATTTTCTAAAGTTTTTTAGATTCGTGAATTTGGTTAATGATTGTCAGTTGCATTTGGGTTAGTTAATCAATATTTAAGATAAAATTATGCATTCTGAAGACATGCACATTGTTGCTAGTATGCAGTTAATAACAGTCGAGAGTTATTGGAAGTTGAAACACAAAGGtattgagagagagtgagagagagtgagagagagagtgagagagagtgagagagagtgagagagagtgtgagagagtgtgagagagcgtgagagtgtgagagagtgtgtgtgagagtgtgtgagagtgtgagagagtgtgagagagcgtgagagagtgtgagagtgtgtgaaagtgtgtgagtgtgtgagagtgtgtgagagagtgagagagagagagagtgagagagagagagtgagagagagtgagagagagagagagagagagtgagagagtgagagagagaaagagagagagagagagagagagagagagtgagagagtgagagagagagagagtgagagagtgagagagagagagtgagagagagagagagtgagagaaagagagtgagagagagagagagagagtgagagagagagagagagagagagagagagagagagagagagagagagtgagagagagagtgagagaaagagagagtgagagagagagagagagagagagagagagagagagagagagagagagagagagagtgagagagagagtgagagaaagagagagagagagagagagagagagagagagagagagagagagagagacagagagagacagagagagagagtgagagagagagtgagagagagagagagagatagagagagacagagacagagagagagagagagagagagagagagagagtgagagagagagtgagagaaagagagagtgagagagagagagagagagagagagagagagagagagagagagagagagagagagagagagtgagagagagagtgagagagagagatagagagagacagagagagagagagagagagagagagagagagagagagagagagagagtgagagagagagagagtgagagagagagagagagagagagagagagagagacagagacagagacagagacagagacagagagagagagagagagagagagagagagagagagagagaggtttacTAAGATTTCTAGGTTTCTAGTTTAAGAATCCATTCAGGTCGTGTTCTTGTACAAGAGTCGTTCATGAGGTTCACATCATCTAATATTAGAGTTGTTCGCCTGCTGTTACTCCCTTAAGAACACACATTAACTGTACATACAGAAGATATGTAGTACATGTCCTGGATTTCTCGAATATTTTAGACACAAGAAGATTCTGGAAGGGaacgattgggggggggggacataaaTATTCTACTATGACGTCATGCAATAATGTCATTGGGAGCCAATTGGACCCGTCCAGCTGAAACGAAGTCTTAAATCGGCTTCTGACAGTCAAGATTGCACACGGCCTAGTAGGCCTAGGCGACATATAAGCCGTGTGCTCAGGTCACTCCGCCCAGCCTATGGATTTGTCAGTTGACGGCAGTGAGGTCCACAGCTGGTTACTTACGAACACGGAGACAATGGTGACTCAGGAAGCTGGACCAAGTATCAACAGAGGGCACCAAGCCagtaaggctatgtagcaccagatTCTGCACCAAGGTTCAACAAGTATTTACGGCTCTACTTACGAATCTGTTCATCATTGtactttacagttattaaaccgtTTATGAACATGGAAACTTCTTAAAAAAAGGTCCTGTTATCATCAACATGCTGCCAGCGCTTCGCAGACATGAAATATTAACGTATGTAAACAAAATCACCAATGATTAAGAAAAAGATATTTACAGGTTTGTAAGTAGATGCGTAAATGTTTGTTGAATAT
Coding sequences:
- the LOC123773567 gene encoding adhesive plaque matrix protein-like, yielding MSRGSPPAVSGNSVTSLDTSADNSCPCYSPTHTHGKDYSPTHTHGKGYSPTHTHGKDYSPTHTHGKDYSPTHTHGKDYSPTHTHGKGYSPTHTHGKDYSPTHTHGKDYSPTHTHGKDYSPTHTHGKDYSPTHTHGKDYSPTHTHGKDYSPTHTHGKDYSPTHTHGKDYSPTHTHGKDYSPTHTHGKDYSPTHTHGKDYSPTHTHGKDYSPTHTHGKDYSPTHTHGKGYSPTHTHGKDYSPTHTHGKDYSPTHTHGKDYSPTHTHGKDYSPTHTHGKDYSPTHTHGKDYSPTHTHGKSYSPTHTHDKDYSPTHTHDKDYSPTHTHGKSYSPTHTHERIIPPSDISLNFNASRRSSPVWASPYSTSLAAVTIRSSPPSVSHWPPERGYSPTYTHGKGYSPTYTHGKGYSPTYTHGKGYSPTYTHGKGYSPTYTHGKGYSPTYTHGKGYSPTYTHGKGYSPTYTHGKGYSPTYTHGKGYSPTYTHGKGYSPTYTHGKGYSPTYTHGKGYSPTYTHGKSYSPTHTHASIFSRLFSSQIKKCDENIPSL